The genomic stretch AATGCAATACCCCAGCCTCTTCCAAACCAAGCTCCTAGAGGAGTGAAAGTGTCTCCTTCAAAATCCTGAAGCCCCTTTCCAAATCCTACATCATCTTTATTATATACAAATCTTTTAGCGATGTAAAATCTTACATTAAATATTGGAATTGTAAGTCTTATACCTACTCCTACAGAATATATGTACTGGGAAGGATCAAATATATCTTTAATATCCATAAACTGCGAAGGATAAGTATGAGCATCACCATCCTGATTCCAACCAGTGCTGTTAGGCATCCATAACTGACCTGCATCAAAGAAAGTAACAAATCCAAGGGTTTTAGGTATAATAGGTATACGAAGTTCAGCAAAGAATCTTACTTTAGCCCTTCCATAGCTCCAAGAGTCTGTTGAACCGTCTTCAGCTTTCATATCATAAGTAGATAATCCTCTGTTTTTCTTAAATATAGTGTATTTAGAAGTATCCCAGCCGCGTACATCTTCAAACGGGTTAAGATAGTATAAAACATCTGCATCATTTTGTATAGGAAGTCCCGGAGTTGCTATAATCTGACCTAATTCTCCGTAAAATGCAAATGAAAGCCATTCTGTGGCAGGTACAGCTAAAAATCCAGTTAAATTAAGTCTTGTAAGCTGAGTATGCCCAAAGTAGAAATCGGCTATACCCCTTAAGAAACTTCCTTTAGTAGGGTTTAAATAATCATTTCTGCTGTCGCGAAGAAGTGAATATGATATAATAAATGTAGTAAACCAATCACTCTGCCATCTTTGGAAAGAACCGTCTTTTTTATTTATTCTATGTACTAAATATTTTTTTATGTCGTTTAGTACATAATTAGGACCTGCGGCACTTGCACCTTGGTCATGCCACTGCTGATACTGCTGTACTATGGTATCAAAAGTGATAAATGTAGAGTAATAGTCAGCAAAATAATAACCAAGCCTTACTATACCTTCAAAACCATGTCTTGTATAGTATGAATATTTAGGTATTCCAAAATCACCTGTTCCTATTTCATATCCTGTATTAACACCTTCATTAAAGTATGATAAATCAACTCCCAGATATATAGGCAGATTAAGCAAATAAGGCTCAGCAAAGTTCACCGCTATACGTTTCTGCTGCTCTCCGAGTTCTCCGCTTAAACCTAACTGCAGACCCCTTCCTAAGAAGTTGTTTTCTCTAATAGAGGCAAATATCTTAAATCCGGAACCTGTAGAGAAACCGCCGCCGCCTGATACCATAGCTGTTTTACCTTCAGATACATTTAAAGTCAATTCCATAAGTCCTTCAGCAGAACCTGGTTTTACTCCTAAGTTAATATTATCAAAGAATTGCGTATTATATAATCTTTCCTGTACTCTTTGTATTTTAGATGTGTTAAATACTTCTCCCGGTTTTATATCTATGTATCTTTGTATAACAAAATCTTTAGTTTTAGTATTTCCAGCTATAGTAATATTTTCTATATGAGCTTTATCATTTTCTACTATGTCGTACATTATATTTACTATTTTATTTTCTTCATTAACAGTAATTACAGGTATAACTTGTCTGAATATATATCCTCTTTCAGAGTATTTATTTTGTATACCCTGATAATCAGTCATATGATATGTGTAATTATATAAAGCACCTTTTTTTGATTTTATATCTTTTTGTATATTTTCAGATGATATAATAAAGTTGCCCTTAAATCCTATATCTCCGAAATAATATTTATCGCCCTCTGTGATGTATATATCTATTATTAAGTCCTGTTCATTTTTTATTTGCGGGTCTCTCCACTGATATGTAAACTTTACATTATCTACTTTTGCTTTGTAGTATCCTCGGTCGGCATAATATTTTACAACTTTTGTTTTGTCATCTTCAAATTTGAATTCATTAAACTTTCCCAATGCCATAAATCCGTTTTCTTTAGTTGACATCTGTCTTTTAAGCTCATTAGCTGAAAAATGGGTATTACCATGAAATCTTATGCTTGATACTTTTACCTCATTTCCTTCTACTATGTTCATTTGTATAGTAACATCAGAGCTTTCATTATTTTCTATTACTTTAGGCTCTACATATGCTTTTAAATATCCTTTATCCTGATAATTAGTGATAATAGCATTAACGGCTTCATTAAGTTTCTGCGGTATATAAGGATCTCCTGCCCTCATTATAGGTTTTATTGCATCATTAAGTGCTGTTCTGCTTAAGCGTTTATTACCAATATATTCTATGTCTTTGATAATATATCTTTCAGACACTACAATATTTAATACAACACCGTCATCTTCTCTATTTGCATCAATAGCTACTCTGTCAAATAATTGAGTATCAAATAATTTTTTTATTGCCTCATTTATCTCTGTTCTTTGAAATTTACTGCCGGATTTTATTGGGAAGCTGTTTACTATTTGATCTTTTGTAAGCCTTACTTCTCCTGTAACATCTATTCTTTTTATTACAAGACCTTCATATACAGCTATATTTCTAGCTGTTTTTAAATTTTCAAAATCACTCTCTGCTGATATAAGCAAAGCCGCAGCAAGTAAAAGAAATAAAAATAGAATAATACAATTTTTCACTAAAATCTCCACCGAGTAACTATATTAAAATCTTGTCCTTTTCCTCGTATATCGAAAGGGTTTATTTTATACTCAAAAACAAAATTTGCAAGTTTATAATTCTTTAATAAAGAAACCTCAAAACCGAACTGATGGTCAAAATAATAAGGGTCTACATTTTTTCCATTAATACTAGGTCTTGTTGTATCAACTGCTCTGTAAGTAACATCGTATTTTAAATATAAATATTTAGAAACATATTTACCTATTCCCACGCTTGTATTATCCCATACAGATGTAGGACTTATACTATTATTATTCGTAACAAACAATAAATTATTTACTACTGTAGGGCTTAAGTTAATATAATCTATGCCTAAAAATTGTCTTACCCATCTTTCTACGGGTCTTAGCACTGTACTTCTTAAAAGCAAATCGCTGTAATTCATAGTAAGCTGCTGCAGCTGATTATTATTAATAGAACTTCTGCTTGAAGTGCTTTCAGCAAACATCTGGTCTTCTCTGCTTCCGAAACTTCCCTGAGGTATGCCAGCAAGCTGATTAACCTGATACTGTCCTAAAGCAGGTATAGTATAGAATCTTACTGGAGAAAGTCCGGAGTTTTGAGAAGATATCAATTGAGAGAGCCTTGCATTCATTTCCATATATAAAGTTACACTCTCACCTGCTATTTCGCTTTCAAATGACTGAGATGAAAGATTGGCAGTTGAAGGGTAATATTTTTTATATGTATATGCTGTAGCTGTTATTATAGGGTCCAAACTATTATTAGGAGGGAAAGTAACAGAACCGTTTTCAAGCTGATATATATTTTGAAGATAATAAATACTTCCTCTGTCTACATTAACAGTACCTGCAAGCTCTATTCCGTCCATAAGAGTATTATAAACTCTCATCTTTGAGCCTTCTTCCAAATATACATCGCCTACTAAATTATGTGCTACTCTTACCTGACGCCAAGCCTCTATAGTAAAGTCCCAATAAATTTTACTTAATATGCCGTAAACTCTTTCTTTGTACGTGCTTCCGGAAGGTAAAGTAGAAAGCTGAACATCGCTTTTCATAAGTGTAAGTATTCCGCCTATTCTAGGAGCTGCTATATTGCCTCCTACTGTAATATCTACATGCACAGGTCCTTTTACTTTAGCAATACCCAAATTCATATTGCCGTCTAAAAGTCCAAGCTGCTCATCTGAAGAAAGTAAATCAAATGCCATATAGTTTATAGTATTTTTAAAAATTTCAGCTTCTCCAGTTACACTGAGATTTTTCTTTTTCTTAGATGTAAAAGTTAGATTATTTACATTAAACATATGTCCGTCAAAATTAAAATCTACTATAGTATCATCAAATACATCATTAAAATATGCTATCTTTACTCTTCTTCCATGACCTAAAAATCTGCCGTCTATAGCAACATTATCAGCATCTCCATGTATATGGGCATACAATGTATAAGGCTTACCGTCTATCATAAAATTGGTAGGCGATGAATGTATTTCTGTAAATAATACATTAAATATTTCAAATACTTCTACATTGATTATGTCTGATGTAACTAGCAAATCTACCTGATCTCTTTTAGTATTTTTTATTATGCCGTCTATATTAAGCATATTATTATTATCATAGACATATATTAAGTCTGTTCGTGTTCCTTCTTCTTCTTTAGTGATAGAGCCATTAATACCATGTTTTTTTGTGTTTGTAAATGTAATATCTTCTCCGTTATATGTAACTATTGTTCCAAACTCCGGAAGTTTTCTTTTATTTATTGTTATAGGTGTAGTTTGTACCCTAAACTCCTGTCTTCCATCCGGCAGCCTTCTCATGTTATAATCTATAGTGCCTGAATATGAGCTTAGAAAAACTATATTGTTTACCTCTACTTGCATATTTTGCAAATCTTTTGAGAAATAGGCATAAGGTATTTTTATCTGCTGTTTTTTTGTAAATGCTTTGGAAGTAACCATTCCGAAATCGCCCGTTTTGGTTACAAGTATATCTTTTAATTCTAATTCATCTTTTTTATAATAACCAGTTAAAGAAATATCAAATCTCATACCCGGTATTTGAAACTCTTTAACATCAAATTTTTCAAGATATACTACTGGACTGTTCATAAGCCCTATTACGGTGGCATTTGCTGTAAGTATTCCGTATGCTTTACCGCTTATATCAAAAGGAAGCTGACTTACAGTAACTTTTCCATATATATTATTTTTATTAATAGAAGCATCTAATGCAAATATGCCGTCATTTTCTATATCTTTTAATAGGGCAGTGAACTTACCTATACCATCGCTTGAAGTAAGTATACCGTTTCCAGACACTCTATTTTCTCCATAATCGAGCACTATATTGGTAAGCATTATACTTTGATTAGAAAGCTCAAACTGGGTATTTAAAGCAAATATAGGAGCTAAGTTTTTATTGGCTTTAATATTACCGTATATATATATAGGCTCTTGAGTATAGTTATTTATATCAACATCAACATTTATATCTATATCTTTTATGCTTAAAGTTTTTGGGGTTTTAATGTTTAAATCTAATAATCCGTTTGTTGCCATTACTCCGCTTGCTATTATTTCTGATTTATCAGTAGAAGCGTAGATTATTCTATTTCCGTTTGTAGATGTTGTTGTAAAGCCGCTTAATCCGTAATTACCTGCTGGGGTTCCTATATTACCATTTATTTTTACATTGAAATTTTTATCATACTCTATTTTGGCATTGGCATTTATACCGCTGTCTTCTGAAAGTCTGTAGTATATGTTATCTATATCTATGACATTCTGATATGCTGATATTCCTATTCTTATAAGATATTCTTCTGTATATATTTTCCTAGATGAAGCTTTGAGTATATGAACATTTCCTTTGCCTTCTGTATACATTGCATTGCTTAGGCTGTAGTTTACATTTAATGATGATAAATTATCTATTATATTTTTGCCTAATAATACTAAAAATATATCCTGAGGTATTACACCTTTGGCTTCCGCTAATATTGGTTTTGTTCTATCAAGAGAGAAGCTCATATTAAAAGGCTGTTCATATTTACTAGGTATTAAATTAAGTGCTATGTCTTTATCATCTCTGTTGTATAAAAAATCAAATGACAAAGGATTTGCTAATGTATTTGCATATGTAAAAGATGATATTGTAAATCTTGATCTTATTTCTTTATCATCTACAGCAGTAGGCTTTAAATAAAGTTTTGTAGATAATTTTTTAGCCCCTGCATTTATATCTTTAACATTTAATGATATAACACTTGATATAGGATCGCTTAAAGGAACTATACCGCTTGCTGTAATATTACCATCTAGGGCATTTATACTGGCATTTGAAAGTATTATACTGTTATTTGTAAGCTCAGCATTAACCGCCGCATTGAATAGTTTATCACGTACATTTAAGTCAAAGTCTATATATGAGTTTGTTATATTTTTTAGAGAATAATAGCCGTAGGCGTTAATATCTGCATCTCTGAAAGTATTAATATAATTACTTACAGAAGTTATTTTTTTATTGTCCAATTTTACAAACTTATAAATAATAGGAGTATCTAAAGCTATATTCATAAATTTATATATAGTATCTTTTTTTATTTTGATATTTGTAACTGAAAAATTAATATCTTCATTATTATGATTATAATTTAAATTGATAAAGTCGTATTTATTTTCATTCTGAAGACTAGCCTCAATTTTATCGTATGTATTTGTTATAAATAAATTGTATTTAAATAAATCTCCATTTTCATCTTTAGCATATATTAATGTGTTAATATCTGATAAATTAGTTGTACTTTCTGAAGCAAGATGAACTATTGTTTTATCTGGTAAGTTCAAATCATATGACAAAAAATATCCGTAATCTCTAAAGTTGCCGTACAGAGAATTAAGAGATACTTCTGTTGTAGTATTATCATCAATCACTTTTGCTGAGAAGTTTTTTATATTGATATTTTTATCCATAAATATAGGAGTTATACTATTAACCGTATCTCTAATACTTTCATATATATTTTTTTTATTTGTACTTTCACTTTTTAATATAGATGTATCAAAAACAATAGGGTAAAAGTCAGCATTATCAATATTAATATCGCTTAAAAGATAAAGCGGATCTCTCTTTATAAATATCCTAAGAAAATTAAATCTTAATGAGGCTTTATCCATATCAAAGAATGCATCTTTACTATTTTTGGAATAAAGTTTAACATTATCCAAAACTAGCTCTAATTTATATGATATGCTTATATCTGATATAGATATGTTTATAGGACTTACTTTATTGATATATTCTATAACATTATCAAGATATTTCTGCTTATTTGAAAGCACTATAGATACGCTAAATAAAGCAGGTATCATAAAAGCCAGCAAGGTTGTAGCTATATACATTCTAAACCTAGAGTATCTATCCTTTTTACGCAATAAAAAGTCCTTTTTTAAAAATTATTTACAATTATTTTTTATACTATAATATAACCTATTTTTAGAAAAATTGTTATATCATTAATTATTAATTATCGGAATTTGATTTTTTATATATTAAAAACTTGTAATTTAGTATTTTGAAACTTGTTTGTACATTAAAATAGATTTGACAAATAATAAAAATCAAACTATAATATTATATACGTAAAAATAGTTTATTATTCAGGGGTATATGTATGTTAAAACAGCTTATAAGAAACAAAATAGATATAGTTGATAGTATTGATAATTGGCAAGAGGCTATAAAAAAAGGTGCGGAGCTTTTACTTGAAAATAAGTGTATAGAGCCTAGATATGTTGATTGCATTATAAAAAACATCAAAGAAACTGGACCTTATATTGTGTTGGGTGACGGAATGGCTATGTCGCATGCCAGACCGGAAGATGGGGTTTTGAAAAATGGAATTACACTTTTAAAAATTAAAAATGGTGTAGATTTTGATGAAAAAAATAAAATATTTCTGTTATTTACTTTGGCAGCTGAAAATAATGAGAATCATCAAGGCTTAATGGAAGAAATTGCAGATTTGCTTAATGAAAGCGAAAAAATTAAAAGAATAATGTATGATGATTTAACTGATTTAGAAATATACGATATCATATTGCAGTAAATTTTTTTAGTTATTATTTTTTATACAGCTTTTTCTCATATATCAAAGTTGTATTTTGTATCTGCTCTATGTACTACATAATTTAAGGTTTTGCAAATATATATAAACAGTTCATTTTTTTACAAACTATATTTGCTTTAGTATATATAGATTAAGATGTAGTTTTTATTTATTTACCGATTTTAACTATAAAAATAATTTTGACAAAACTTCATTTTTCTTATATAGTTTTGACATTAGGAGTATGACCATCATGGAATTATATCAGGAAAAATTAATTAATGCTTTAAAGATGTATCAAAATGATTTTGATAATATGGTTAATTCTTTTTATGACAGTAAAGAAAATTTTGACAGTTTAATAAAAAAATATTCATGTGAAAGCGAAGATAATGTTGATAAAAATTATTTATTAAGAGCAAGACTTGCATTTGCAATTTTGTATTATAAGAATATTAAAGCTCTGAAAAAAGAGGCAGTAAAAAATATAATAATTCATCTTTTTGAAGAAGAGATAAAAGACAGAAAAACATCAAAGTATAAAGGCATAGGCATATCATTAGAGGTTTTAACATTTCTGCTTAATAAATACAGTAAGGATAATAAAGCATTATTCAAACAGGCTAAAGAAGCTAATACTGACTGTTCAATAGGATATGACAGCGATGTGAGATTTGAAGATGATATAGAAAAATTAAATATACTCTATACTATACACTATGCTTTGGAGCTTGGATTTAAAGATTTGTATTATGAACTTATAGATATATGGAAATCTTCTATAAAAGTGTGGGACAGAATTAATTTAGAGAGATTAAGAGATTTTGAGATTGAGGTTGGAAACAAAGAGGGAGAGCTTAATGCAAATAAGGAGTTGTATTTTATTGCAAAGGATAATTATGAAAAAAATAAGAAAAATGTCCTGCTTTCAAAAAAGAATTTATTTTATTTACTTTCATACTTGGGTAATTATATAGAAAATCTTGTAAGGCTTTCAAAATATAATGAGGCTTATGATACTCTCGCAAATAATATTGACGATATAAAAAATATAGATGCATTTTATAATATTAATGCTGGAATACTAATCGTAGACTGTGCTTTAAAAATTATTCTTAATAGAGATAATATTGATAAAGATAATGTATTGTGGAAATTTGTAAAGATAGCTTTTAGTAATGAGCATTTATCATATGCTAAAACTGTGTATGATAATTTTATAAAATGTGCTGAAAAAATGAATGATTTAGAAATGAAAGAGAAAGTTTTGAAATATATTAATAATTAAGCTCTTGCGGCAGTTAATACTCCTATTTTATTTATACATTTTAGCTTTTTAATTTCTTTTGATATTTCATTTAAAGTGCTTCCAGTAGTGATTACATCATCTATTATAAGCAGATTTATTTTATC from Brachyspira murdochii DSM 12563 encodes the following:
- a CDS encoding translocation/assembly module TamB domain-containing protein, producing MIPALFSVSIVLSNKQKYLDNVIEYINKVSPINISISDISISYKLELVLDNVKLYSKNSKDAFFDMDKASLRFNFLRIFIKRDPLYLLSDINIDNADFYPIVFDTSILKSESTNKKNIYESIRDTVNSITPIFMDKNINIKNFSAKVIDDNTTTEVSLNSLYGNFRDYGYFLSYDLNLPDKTIVHLASESTTNLSDINTLIYAKDENGDLFKYNLFITNTYDKIEASLQNENKYDFINLNYNHNNEDINFSVTNIKIKKDTIYKFMNIALDTPIIYKFVKLDNKKITSVSNYINTFRDADINAYGYYSLKNITNSYIDFDLNVRDKLFNAAVNAELTNNSIILSNASINALDGNITASGIVPLSDPISSVISLNVKDINAGAKKLSTKLYLKPTAVDDKEIRSRFTISSFTYANTLANPLSFDFLYNRDDKDIALNLIPSKYEQPFNMSFSLDRTKPILAEAKGVIPQDIFLVLLGKNIIDNLSSLNVNYSLSNAMYTEGKGNVHILKASSRKIYTEEYLIRIGISAYQNVIDIDNIYYRLSEDSGINANAKIEYDKNFNVKINGNIGTPAGNYGLSGFTTTSTNGNRIIYASTDKSEIIASGVMATNGLLDLNIKTPKTLSIKDIDINVDVDINNYTQEPIYIYGNIKANKNLAPIFALNTQFELSNQSIMLTNIVLDYGENRVSGNGILTSSDGIGKFTALLKDIENDGIFALDASINKNNIYGKVTVSQLPFDISGKAYGILTANATVIGLMNSPVVYLEKFDVKEFQIPGMRFDISLTGYYKKDELELKDILVTKTGDFGMVTSKAFTKKQQIKIPYAYFSKDLQNMQVEVNNIVFLSSYSGTIDYNMRRLPDGRQEFRVQTTPITINKRKLPEFGTIVTYNGEDITFTNTKKHGINGSITKEEEGTRTDLIYVYDNNNMLNIDGIIKNTKRDQVDLLVTSDIINVEVFEIFNVLFTEIHSSPTNFMIDGKPYTLYAHIHGDADNVAIDGRFLGHGRRVKIAYFNDVFDDTIVDFNFDGHMFNVNNLTFTSKKKKNLSVTGEAEIFKNTINYMAFDLLSSDEQLGLLDGNMNLGIAKVKGPVHVDITVGGNIAAPRIGGILTLMKSDVQLSTLPSGSTYKERVYGILSKIYWDFTIEAWRQVRVAHNLVGDVYLEEGSKMRVYNTLMDGIELAGTVNVDRGSIYYLQNIYQLENGSVTFPPNNSLDPIITATAYTYKKYYPSTANLSSQSFESEIAGESVTLYMEMNARLSQLISSQNSGLSPVRFYTIPALGQYQVNQLAGIPQGSFGSREDQMFAESTSSRSSINNNQLQQLTMNYSDLLLRSTVLRPVERWVRQFLGIDYINLSPTVVNNLLFVTNNNSISPTSVWDNTSVGIGKYVSKYLYLKYDVTYRAVDTTRPSINGKNVDPYYFDHQFGFEVSLLKNYKLANFVFEYKINPFDIRGKGQDFNIVTRWRF
- the bamA gene encoding outer membrane protein assembly factor BamA, with amino-acid sequence MKNCIILFLFLLLAAALLISAESDFENLKTARNIAVYEGLVIKRIDVTGEVRLTKDQIVNSFPIKSGSKFQRTEINEAIKKLFDTQLFDRVAIDANREDDGVVLNIVVSERYIIKDIEYIGNKRLSRTALNDAIKPIMRAGDPYIPQKLNEAVNAIITNYQDKGYLKAYVEPKVIENNESSDVTIQMNIVEGNEVKVSSIRFHGNTHFSANELKRQMSTKENGFMALGKFNEFKFEDDKTKVVKYYADRGYYKAKVDNVKFTYQWRDPQIKNEQDLIIDIYITEGDKYYFGDIGFKGNFIISSENIQKDIKSKKGALYNYTYHMTDYQGIQNKYSERGYIFRQVIPVITVNEENKIVNIMYDIVENDKAHIENITIAGNTKTKDFVIQRYIDIKPGEVFNTSKIQRVQERLYNTQFFDNINLGVKPGSAEGLMELTLNVSEGKTAMVSGGGGFSTGSGFKIFASIRENNFLGRGLQLGLSGELGEQQKRIAVNFAEPYLLNLPIYLGVDLSYFNEGVNTGYEIGTGDFGIPKYSYYTRHGFEGIVRLGYYFADYYSTFITFDTIVQQYQQWHDQGASAAGPNYVLNDIKKYLVHRINKKDGSFQRWQSDWFTTFIISYSLLRDSRNDYLNPTKGSFLRGIADFYFGHTQLTRLNLTGFLAVPATEWLSFAFYGELGQIIATPGLPIQNDADVLYYLNPFEDVRGWDTSKYTIFKKNRGLSTYDMKAEDGSTDSWSYGRAKVRFFAELRIPIIPKTLGFVTFFDAGQLWMPNSTGWNQDGDAHTYPSQFMDIKDIFDPSQYIYSVGVGIRLTIPIFNVRFYIAKRFVYNKDDVGFGKGLQDFEGDTFTPLGAWFGRGWGIAFTMNHPFY
- a CDS encoding PTS sugar transporter subunit IIA, with the protein product MLKQLIRNKIDIVDSIDNWQEAIKKGAELLLENKCIEPRYVDCIIKNIKETGPYIVLGDGMAMSHARPEDGVLKNGITLLKIKNGVDFDEKNKIFLLFTLAAENNENHQGLMEEIADLLNESEKIKRIMYDDLTDLEIYDIILQ